The Sander vitreus isolate 19-12246 chromosome 10, sanVit1, whole genome shotgun sequence genome contains the following window.
CTGTTGAGGGGAGAGGGGAATCAGAACGAACGTATTTAAAATTAAATCAAAGTTTAcccattttaaatattaaaaaaaatagaaaatcaatATGTTGATATTGTGGTGGGTTGCCACAAATATATCAATGTATGGGAAAGATTGACTTTGTGTTTAGATTGTGTGTAGATTATGCAGAACAGCTGGAGTTTCTATTAACAGTTCAGGGTAAAatgtctgcagctgctgttatATTCTCCAGGATAATTGGACCTGGATAAGAGgcatgtttcattttttttgaatAAGCACAGAGTTTGACAGAGAAGCCCCAGCCTGCCTCTGACTGATCTAGTGATATTTGTATTTCTGCAGGATGATGAAAACTGGCTGGGTGAGGATGATGAGCCGCTGACTGGATTTTCTTGGAGAGGGGGTTCAGAACCAGAGACAACAGGCATCCAGCTGTGGAGTGAAGTTTTCCTCATCAAAAAGAGTGATGGAACAGAGGTACAAGCttaatatatttgtttatttatgcaCCGTATGTGTGTTGTCGGATGtttacatgtaaatgaaaaactACAGTAAAATCAAGGAACCTAGTATTTAGAACTAAGTTAGATAATTATGTCAAATAATATCTATGAAAGGTCTTCTACTTGTGTCATTATCAGATTTTTGTTTCCTCAAAATTCGTCCCATATTCTCCTTTTTTGACCCGTTCACCATTCATCTCTGTAACTACACTTTCTGATTTGTTAGTCTGATTTTCATGTGTGTTGTGCAGAAAAGATTAATTGGGTAGTCGATCTACAGATATCAACAACTGTTTTCATAATCAATTCATTGTGTAATACATTAATCAAGCAAATATGTTTAACATTTTCTGCTTCCAACTTCTTTAAATTGtgattatttgctttttttcctcggttttgttgtttgaataaaacaagctatctgaagatgtcaccttgggttCCGGGAAATTGCAACAAGCATTTCACACTaaactttaaataaattaatataaaaatatagttgtaatattgatatattattataatttagaGAAAACCATTGTTTGTTGTAGTCCTGCATGTTAGACAGTGTTGCTCCACAAAGAGCGCTTATGCTACAGATTAGTGTGCAGTGAATGGAGCAATATACCTTTACCTCTATACAAGGCCATAATTAGTCCTGTAATTTACTCAACATCTTACATCAATGCAGAtaatttcatgtgttatggAGTTTTATGTTGCTTTTGTCTCACACCCTGGGTTCATGTCATGTGCTGCGTTTTGTCTCCTGTAGGTGGCAGTAGTGTTGATGGATACTCAGGGTGCCTTTGATAACCAGTCCACCGTGAAGGACTGTGCCACCATCTTTGCCCTCAGCACCATGACCAGCTCAATACAGGTGGCTGATCTCTGATTATCACGGATTATTTAGTAATTTCTCATTTTTCTTGTAATGTACGCTTACATAGTTTCTCTTTCTTAGATCTACAATCTGTCACAGAACATACAAGAGGACGATCTGCAGCAGCTACAGGTCTGTTTACATTAGTATAAAAAGAGTCAACctcatgtatttttgttgcaaaacaCCTACTTTGATGTGATTAGTGAAGCATTTTTAAGACACAGGATATGAAATATAAAGGTGTTAAAAGAAGCCTTTCTGCATCTGACAAAAGGGTCTGTCAGTTATACCGCTTCTTAACATGTGGTGCTCGCCAGATTTTTGCATCTCCGTAACTTTGCATATTGGTCCTCCTCACAGCTGTTCACGGAGTATGGCCGTCTTGCCATGGATGAGATCTTTCTGAAGCCCTTCCAGGTAAGAGAAACCACAATATGTGATGCATTTGTTGCTGATGTTGCTGCTCTTTGTTGTGATTAATACAAATATATTATCTTTCATTCAACACCTTTTTAAATTTCCTCCTACAGTCTTTGATGTTCCTAATCAGAGACTGGAGCTTCCCCTATGAATATGACTACGGTTTTAAAGGAGGCAATAAATTCCTGGATAAACGGTTACAGGTAACAATTTCTGTCTTGTTGATTTggcagaaaataataaatacacttGGCTGATCTTAAATACTGACTTTAGGAATTCACCTTACTATTGATTTTTAAAGGTGAATGAGTCCCAACATGAGGAGCTGCAAACAGTGAGGGATCACATCCATTCATGCTTCACCAGCATTTCCTGCTTTTTGTTACCTCACCCTGGGTTGAAGGTTGCTACCAGCCCTGTTTTTAAGGGACAACTTAATGGTAAGATCCCCTATTTTCCACGCTATTCTACTGTGTTTAAGGTTAGTATTTAGCAGAATGCCTAATATACTGAGTGCTGTCCTGAGTTTTGGtatatttattttgtcagtGGTTGCCCCGGAGTTCAAAGAGGAGCTGAAGAGCCTGATCCCCAAACTGCTGCATCCCAATCGTCTGGCTGAGAAAGAAATAAATGGAAACAAAGTCACTTGCCGGGGCCTGCTTGAGTTCTTCAAGGTACCAGCTTCATCTGAGTTTTCCTGTTAAACccgaaacagttttttttttaaaaaaaatttttatatCTAATATTGGAATTTTTGGTTTACCAGGCTTACATCAAGATTTACCAGGGAGAAGACTTGCCACAGCCAAAGACAATGCTCATGGTATGTGCAGGATTAACATAAATTTAAATAAGCCACAATGTTTTACTGTTAACTAGGGGCATGGATCATTTAGTTTTTCACTCCAATACATTAAACATATACCTGTTTTTCTCGCCAGGCTACAGCAGAGGCCAATAACCTGGcagctgtggcaacagccaaaGATCAGTATCACAAGAACATGGAGAAGGTGGGTTCACTTACATGTGAAAGACAGTGTTCCCCCTTTTCACTCTGTGTTTATCATTGTTGGCATTGTGGGACATGAGTGGTATTTTCATTTAATCCTGACTGCAAACGTTCTTTCTTAcatctcttttgtttttgttttcctcttgaAGGTGTGTGGGGGAGACTTGCCCTACGTGGCTCCTGACTCTCTGG
Protein-coding sequences here:
- the LOC144524284 gene encoding atlastin-3-like — encoded protein: MMGTKPGPVQIVTVCKEEHSFALDTEALARVLLAPEVRDKHVVVLSVAGAFRKGKSFLLDFMLRYMYRKDDENWLGEDDEPLTGFSWRGGSEPETTGIQLWSEVFLIKKSDGTEVAVVLMDTQGAFDNQSTVKDCATIFALSTMTSSIQIYNLSQNIQEDDLQQLQLFTEYGRLAMDEIFLKPFQSLMFLIRDWSFPYEYDYGFKGGNKFLDKRLQVNESQHEELQTVRDHIHSCFTSISCFLLPHPGLKVATSPVFKGQLNVVAPEFKEELKSLIPKLLHPNRLAEKEINGNKVTCRGLLEFFKAYIKIYQGEDLPQPKTMLMATAEANNLAAVATAKDQYHKNMEKVCGGDLPYVAPDSLEEKHHFYSREALHNFSSTKKMGGQEFCHRYQAQLEKELEEMWHSLSKHNASKNLFSAFRTPAVLFVLVCLLYVLSGVLLFVGLATFALVCDCTLGVVMMSMLTWAFIRYSGRYRTVGGAIDQAAGVVLEQATVVLNKSRGTGTSSLKKSS